A window from Telopea speciosissima isolate NSW1024214 ecotype Mountain lineage chromosome 8, Tspe_v1, whole genome shotgun sequence encodes these proteins:
- the LOC122671659 gene encoding methyl-CpG-binding domain-containing protein 11-like: MESTVDKETQTGGKDEVVSVELPAPPGWTKKFMPRRGGTPRKNEIIFISPTGVEVSNRKQLEQYLKSHPGGPALSEFDWGTGETPRRSARISERAKTAPAPEPEPPKKRSRKSSAGSKKETKETEVAPEDTEENKEDNKEVNTQDAEMAEKNNTETKKEDAIAKENQGVNEDKTNEDKDPTKTEGAASVRAPVEKMEIENDTEVTNMDNTGTEAESAKRVHERKEVKLSDAQLTVMDDAKREVKMEEKAEAEKNDGPNHEEQEKPETVVSNELSSVEMGDKEKLSRSAAETMEETREKQAANGNNEEHTSTVEEKGKKMEGEVKKNGSRNGDAGESKPREVNQMGRVDAPQPPAPSAVSC, encoded by the exons ATGGAAAGCACAGTCGACAAGGAAACTCAGACGGGAGGCAAGGACGAAGTCGTCTCAGTAGAACTCCCAGCTCCTCCTGGTTGGACTAAAAAG TTTATGCCCAGGAGAGGAGGGACACCAAGGAAGAATGAGATCATTTTCATTTCTCCAACCGGGGTGGAGGTCAGTAATAGAAAACAGCTGGAACAATACCTCAAGTCACACCCTGGTGGTCCTGCATTATCCGAGTTTGATTGGGGGACTGGTGAAACGCCAAGGAGATCTGCAAGAATCAGCGAGAGGGCCAAGACAGCTCCTGCGCCAGAACCTGAACCTCCAAAGAAACGGAGCAGGAAATCATCTGCAGGGTCGAAGAAAGAAACTAAAGAGACAGAAGTTGCTCCTGAAGACACAGAAGAGAACAAAGAAGATAACAAAGAAGTTAACACACAAGATGCTGAAATGGCTGAAAAGAACAATACTGAAACAAAGAAAGAGGATGCTATTGCCAAGGAAAATCAAGGTGTGAATGAAGACAAAACAAATGAGGATAAAGACCCAACCAAAACAGAAGGAGCTGCATCGGTACGAGCCCCAGTTGAGAAAATGGAAATTGAAAATGACACTGAGGTAACCAATATGGATAATACAGGAACAGAAGCTGAGTCCGCCAAAAGGGTCCATGAAAGGAAGGAAGTTAAATTGTCAGATGCACAGTTGACTGTCATGGATGATGCTAAAAGAGAAGTTAAAATGGAGGAAAAGGCAGAAGCTGAGAAAAATGATGGACCGAATCACGAGGAGCAAGAGAAACCAGAGACGGTTGTTTCCAATGAATTGAGCAGTGTAGAGATGGGAGATAAAGAGAAACTCAGCAGAAGTGCAGCTGAAACCATGGAAGAGACAAGGGAGAAACAAGCAGCAAACGGAAACAATGAGGAACATACTTCGACAGTTGAAGAGAAAGGCAAGAAAATGGAGGGGGAAGTGAAGAAGAATGGCAGCCGcaatggtgatgctggtgagtCCAAGCCTCGAGAGGTTAATCAAATGGGGCGAGTTGATGCCCCGCAGCCTCCTGCCCCCTCTGCAGTGAGCTGTTGA